One part of the Chryseobacterium sp. 7 genome encodes these proteins:
- a CDS encoding sensor histidine kinase — MEENNLVIIFTITLFIVVLTMIFIYAVFIKKKTTLLIAQKEKDLRFEKELATSQVEMKEQTLNYIGQELHDDLGQKLSVVRLRQNQLITKLKSSEKEDLIELNELLGECIQDIRNLSKTLITEQIIHFGLAESIEREVQRIQKLKLLKIEFVTQKQDIDITPKHGLILFRIVQESINNILKHSKAKNVSIQMDDDCEKLHISISDNGKGFDTSSIQDGSGLKNMELRAKLIHAELSIRSELNKGTQTLITYHKNLL, encoded by the coding sequence ATGGAAGAGAATAATTTAGTCATCATCTTTACCATTACATTATTCATCGTTGTTTTGACAATGATCTTCATCTATGCGGTCTTTATCAAGAAAAAAACAACACTGCTGATAGCACAGAAGGAAAAAGATCTCAGGTTCGAAAAGGAACTGGCGACTTCACAGGTAGAGATGAAAGAGCAAACGCTGAATTATATCGGGCAGGAACTGCATGATGATCTGGGACAAAAACTTTCTGTGGTCCGCCTTCGTCAGAACCAACTGATTACCAAATTAAAAAGCTCAGAAAAAGAAGACCTCATCGAACTGAATGAATTGTTGGGAGAATGCATACAGGACATCAGAAACCTGTCTAAAACACTCATTACAGAACAGATTATTCATTTCGGGCTGGCAGAATCCATAGAAAGAGAAGTTCAAAGGATACAAAAACTGAAATTATTAAAAATAGAGTTTGTCACTCAAAAACAGGATATTGATATTACTCCTAAACATGGTCTGATCCTTTTCAGAATTGTTCAGGAAAGCATCAATAATATTCTGAAACATTCCAAAGCCAAAAACGTTTCCATACAAATGGATGATGACTGTGAAAAACTACACATCAGTATCTCTGACAACGGAAAAGGCTTTGATACCAGCAGTATTCAGGACGGCTCGGGACTGAAAAATATGGAACTGAGAGCCAAACTGATTCATGCTGAACTGTCTATACGCTCAGAACTGAATAAAGGAACACAAACTTTGATAACCTATCACAAAAATTTATTATGA